In a single window of the Gossypium hirsutum isolate 1008001.06 chromosome A13, Gossypium_hirsutum_v2.1, whole genome shotgun sequence genome:
- the LOC121212392 gene encoding uncharacterized protein At2g29880-like: MVKTRNFVDGDSSLATKAVWDDELTFIFCELCVNEVNAGNRPITHLNSKGCENVISLFQAKTQKNYGKPQLKNKWDTLKKEWRLWRELLKESTGIGWCPSKKTVDATEEWWATKIQENSDFKGFKKKGIEPRLNELMWQMFGGIVATGENAWAPSSGVLPSGVPMGDDAPNEGFGDSDEHSNENEGIPPDEVPSNPFHEIPDRRKQTLRVAHGKGKKSSSSRKSSRNTLTTQIEKLCESMSSPRKSVNEIIFPHSQYTISNAMDALRALGDEIPKKMNSTILPQKCSKYW; the protein is encoded by the exons ATGGTAAAGACACGAAATTTTGTGGACGGAGATAGTAGCTTAGCAACAAAAGCTGTTTGGGATGATGAGCTGACGTTCATATTTTGTGAACTTTGCGTGAATGAAGTCAATGCTGGTAATAGACCGATaactcatctaaactcaaaagGATGTGAAAATGTCATTTctctttttcaagcaaaaacacaaaaaaattatggaaaacctcaattgaaaaataagtgggATACATTAAAAAAGGAATGGAGGTTATGGAGGGAGTTGCTTAAAGAATCTACAGGTATTGGATGGTGTCCATCTAAAAAGACGGTCGATGCTACGGAAGAATGGTGGGCAACAAAAATACAG gaaaattctgattttaaaggatttaagaagaaaggaattgaaccacgattgaatgagttaatgtgGCAAATGTTTGGTGGCATTGTAGCCACTGGAGAGAATGCATGGGCACCTTCGTCTGGTGTTCTTCCAAGTGGGGTTCCTATGGGAGATGATGCACCTAATGAGGGCTTTGGTGATTCAGATGAACATAGTAACGAGAATGAAGGTATTCCTCCTGATGAGGTACCATCAAACCCTTTTCATGAAATCCCTGATCGAAGAAAGCAAACACTTAGGGTTGCACAcggtaaaggaaaaaaatcaagttcaagtagaaaatcatcaagaaatacattaactacccagattgagaaattgtgtgagaGCATGTCTAGTCCAAGGAAGtcagtgaatgaaattatttttccacactctcaatatactatttcaaatgcaatggatgctttgcgtgctttgggagatgaaattccaaaaaaGATGAACTCTACTATTTTGCCACAAAAATGTTCCAAATACTGGTGA